Proteins encoded within one genomic window of Anastrepha ludens isolate Willacy chromosome 4, idAnaLude1.1, whole genome shotgun sequence:
- the LOC128859538 gene encoding transmembrane protein 184B isoform X2 yields the protein MSSVVSSTAPSTASFIEPNGTAAAAVAAAVSTMTESTTIKPNFIVQAKPMSSPIDPLSHVGDGIFLQTKTAQGLATVFVWAALFITCQQIYQHLRWYTNPQEQRWIVRILFIVPMYATYSWISLFFFNSDNVYVYFFTVRDCYEAFVIYSFLSLCYEYLGGEGNIMSEIRGKPIKSSCLYGTCCLKGKTYTIGFLRFCKQATLQFCLVKPLVAFIIIFLQAFGHYHDGDWSANGGYIYITVIYNISVTLALYGLYLFYFATRDLLTPFEPVLKFCTIKSVIFLSFWQGVMLAILEKAKVISPIVDSAGTVTSAGTVSAGYQNFFICIEMLFAAIALRYAFPYQVYARSCIADGQGRSVTMQSISSSLKETMNPKDIMTDAIHNFHPQYQQYTQYSSEVTSSQRYEKL from the exons ATGAGCAGCGTTGTGAGTAGCACAGCGCCCAGTACAGCAAGCTTCATTGAACCGAATGGCACAGCAGCAGCCGCAGTCGCAGCCGCCGTATCGACGATGACCGAATCAACTACCATAAAACCGAATTTCATTGTACAAGCCAAACCAATGTCGTCGCCCATTGATCCTCTCAGCCACGTCGGTGATGGTATCTTCCTGCAGACAAAGACCGCCCAAGGACTTGCGACCGTATTCGTGTGGGCGGCCCTTTTCATCACATGCCAACAG ATTTATCAGCACTTGCGTTGGTACACAAATCCACAGGAACAACGTTGGATAGTGCGCATCCTATTTATTGTGCCCATGTATGCGACATACTCGTGGATcagtttatttttcttcaattcagATAACGTATACGTGTATTTCTTTACCGTGCGCGATTGTTATGAAG CTTTCGTCATCTACAGCTTCCTGTCGCTCTGCTACGAGTACCTGGGTGGCGAGGGCAACATAATGTCCGAGATACGTGGCAAACCCATTAAGAGCTCGTGTCTGTATGGCACCTGCTGCCTAAAAGGCAAAACATATACCATCGGTTTCCTGCGCTTCTGCAAGCAGGCCACCTTGCAATTCTGCTTGGTGAAACCGCTTgtggcttttattattatattcctGCAAGCCTTTGGTCATTACCACGACGGCGATTGGAG CGCCAACGGCGGTTACATTTATATCACAGTTATCTACAATATATCCGTCACACTTGCCCTCTACGGTCtatatttattctattttgCTACGCGTGATTTGCTAACACCATTTGAACCTgttctgaaattttgtacaatcaAATCGGTAATTTTCTTATCATTTTGGCAAG GTGTGATGTTGGCCATTTTGGAAAAGGCCAAGGTCATCTCGCCGATTGTGGACAGTGCTGGCACTGTCACCTCAGCTGGTACGGTTTCGGCGGGCTATcagaattttttcatttgcattgaAATGCTATTCGCTGCTATTGCGTTGCGTTATGCATTCCCATATCAG GTTTACGCGCGTAGCTGTATTGCTGATGGCCAAGGCCGCTCTGTAACCATGCAGTCGATTTCAAGCAGTCTTAAA GAAACTATGAATCCCAAGGATATTATGACAGATGCTATACACAATTTCCATCCACAATACCAACAGTATACGCAGTACAGTTCCG AAGTTACCTCGTCTCAGCGTTATGAGAAACTTTAA